In uncultured Trichococcus sp., one DNA window encodes the following:
- a CDS encoding CopY/TcrY family copper transport repressor yields the protein MTELAQKKITDAEWEVMRVVWTNGKATSREIISVLQEKMGWKQATVKTLIGRLVEKGLLATEPIGNKFIYSANVSEQESVGGATEDLLAHVCTKKVGRTIAELIERATLSHADVALLEKVIAAKKRTAVAEVKCMCTPGQCNCKQTGCLHEEESPDGK from the coding sequence ATGACCGAACTGGCACAGAAGAAGATAACCGACGCTGAATGGGAAGTCATGCGCGTTGTCTGGACAAACGGGAAAGCAACCAGCCGGGAAATCATTTCGGTCCTGCAGGAAAAAATGGGTTGGAAACAAGCCACCGTCAAAACGTTGATCGGAAGACTCGTCGAAAAAGGCTTGCTGGCAACGGAACCAATCGGCAATAAATTCATCTACAGCGCAAACGTATCCGAACAGGAAAGCGTCGGCGGCGCTACCGAAGACCTTTTGGCGCACGTCTGTACGAAAAAAGTCGGACGCACGATAGCGGAACTGATCGAAAGAGCGACGCTGAGCCACGCTGATGTTGCGCTGCTGGAAAAGGTGATCGCCGCAAAAAAACGGACGGCTGTAGCCGAAGTGAAGTGCATGTGCACGCCAGGACAATGCAACTGCAAACAAACCGGTTGCTTACATGAGGAGGAATCGCCCGATGGAAAATAA
- a CDS encoding heavy metal translocating P-type ATPase — MENKSYDIEGMSCASCSQAVEKAAAKVAGVKEATVNLATEKLTVAVDESRFSEELLKNAVDSAGYVLVANKKEKTFLIEGMSCASCSQTVEKVTRAVAGVSDASVNLATEKMVVSYDPTVLHVGDIERVVAEAGYKAIEESATAEESDQNQAKKEQHIKNMWRRFWLSAVFTVPLLYLAMGHMLGLPLPMSLHPTMYPVTFALTQLLLTIPVMVLGTKFFTVGFKSLFKGHPNMDSLVALGTSAAFLYSLYGTVAAIGGNNELVMNLYYESAAVILTLITLGKYFEAVSKGKTSEAIKKLMGLAPKTARVIRDGNEQEINLESVMVGDILVVRPGEKMAVDGKVTEGLTSVDESMLTGESMPVEKKAGDAIIGGSINKNGTIQYRAEKVGKDTALAQIIKLVEDAQGSKAPIAKLADTISGYFVPIVIVLAVLAGLAWYFLGQESWIFALTITISVLVIACPCALGLATPTAIMVGTGKGAENGVLIKSGTALEVTHKIQTIVFDKTGTITEGKPKVTDVLVREGLDPDELLLLAASAEKGSEHPLGEAIVRAAEEKELSLLKPSAFNALPGFGIAVTIDGKELLLGNEKLMLNHAIGLGSFAETSHTLAEQGKTPMYIAMDGELAGIIAVADTVKASSAAAIKKLRGMGIEIAMITGDNKRTAQAIADQVGIDRVLSEVLPEDKAEEVKKLQQGGRKVAMVGDGVNDAPALAQADIGIAIGSGTDVAIESADIVLMKSDLMAVATAVELSKATIKNIKENLFWAFAYNVLGIPVAMGILHVFGGPLLNPMIAGAAMSFSSVSVVLNALRLKGFKPSVSKR; from the coding sequence ATGGAAAATAAAAGTTATGATATAGAAGGCATGAGTTGTGCATCGTGCTCACAAGCCGTGGAAAAAGCCGCAGCCAAAGTCGCAGGCGTCAAGGAAGCGACAGTCAATTTGGCGACCGAGAAACTGACGGTTGCTGTCGATGAGAGCCGTTTTTCCGAGGAACTTCTGAAGAACGCAGTCGATTCAGCTGGCTATGTTTTGGTGGCAAACAAGAAAGAAAAGACTTTTCTGATCGAAGGCATGAGTTGCGCCTCGTGTTCCCAAACCGTGGAAAAAGTGACCCGGGCAGTGGCGGGCGTATCTGATGCATCCGTGAACTTGGCTACCGAAAAAATGGTCGTCTCCTATGATCCGACAGTGCTTCATGTGGGGGATATCGAAAGGGTCGTGGCCGAAGCCGGCTACAAGGCGATCGAAGAGAGCGCTACTGCAGAAGAAAGCGATCAAAATCAAGCGAAGAAAGAACAGCACATCAAAAATATGTGGCGGCGCTTCTGGCTCTCGGCGGTGTTCACGGTTCCGCTTCTGTATCTCGCTATGGGCCACATGTTGGGCTTGCCGTTGCCGATGAGCCTCCATCCGACTATGTATCCGGTCACGTTTGCGCTCACACAGCTCTTGCTGACGATTCCGGTGATGGTGCTCGGGACGAAATTTTTTACAGTAGGCTTCAAGTCCTTGTTCAAAGGGCACCCGAATATGGACTCGCTGGTGGCTTTGGGGACTAGCGCAGCCTTTCTGTACAGTCTGTATGGCACAGTTGCAGCAATCGGAGGGAACAACGAGCTTGTCATGAACTTGTATTACGAATCGGCAGCCGTAATCCTGACGTTGATCACGCTCGGGAAGTACTTCGAGGCCGTCTCCAAAGGCAAGACGTCGGAGGCCATCAAAAAACTGATGGGCTTGGCGCCCAAGACTGCCCGCGTCATCCGTGACGGCAATGAGCAGGAAATCAATTTGGAGTCCGTCATGGTTGGGGACATTTTGGTTGTACGTCCCGGCGAGAAAATGGCTGTCGATGGAAAAGTGACGGAAGGCCTGACGTCCGTCGATGAATCGATGCTGACAGGCGAGAGCATGCCGGTGGAGAAAAAAGCGGGCGATGCCATCATCGGCGGCAGCATCAACAAAAATGGAACCATCCAGTACCGGGCCGAAAAAGTCGGGAAAGACACGGCTCTTGCACAGATCATCAAGTTGGTGGAAGATGCCCAAGGGTCAAAAGCGCCGATCGCAAAGCTGGCTGACACGATTTCGGGCTACTTCGTTCCGATCGTCATCGTGCTCGCTGTTCTGGCCGGGCTTGCCTGGTACTTCTTAGGACAAGAATCATGGATTTTCGCGCTCACCATCACGATTTCGGTCTTGGTAATCGCTTGTCCTTGTGCTTTGGGCTTGGCGACACCGACCGCCATCATGGTGGGTACCGGCAAAGGAGCCGAGAATGGTGTGCTGATCAAAAGCGGGACGGCTCTGGAAGTGACGCACAAAATCCAGACAATCGTTTTCGACAAGACGGGGACGATCACGGAAGGCAAACCGAAAGTTACGGATGTTCTTGTCCGTGAAGGGCTCGATCCGGATGAACTTTTGCTGCTGGCGGCATCGGCCGAAAAAGGGTCGGAGCATCCGCTTGGAGAAGCCATCGTTCGCGCTGCCGAAGAGAAAGAGCTGTCTTTGTTGAAACCATCCGCCTTCAATGCACTGCCTGGTTTCGGGATTGCCGTCACAATCGATGGGAAAGAGCTGCTGTTGGGAAATGAAAAGCTGATGCTGAACCATGCAATCGGACTCGGTTCATTTGCCGAAACATCCCACACGTTGGCTGAACAAGGCAAAACACCGATGTACATCGCAATGGATGGGGAACTGGCCGGCATCATCGCTGTTGCCGATACGGTGAAAGCAAGCAGTGCGGCCGCGATCAAAAAACTGCGCGGGATGGGCATCGAAATCGCAATGATCACCGGCGACAATAAGCGTACGGCGCAAGCCATCGCCGATCAGGTGGGCATCGACCGCGTCTTGAGTGAAGTGTTGCCTGAAGACAAAGCGGAAGAAGTGAAGAAGCTGCAACAGGGCGGCCGCAAAGTCGCCATGGTCGGAGACGGTGTCAATGACGCACCGGCATTGGCCCAAGCCGACATCGGCATCGCCATCGGGTCGGGGACGGACGTCGCCATCGAGTCGGCGGATATCGTGCTGATGAAGAGCGACCTGATGGCAGTGGCCACAGCCGTCGAACTCAGCAAAGCCACCATCAAAAACATCAAGGAGAATCTGTTCTGGGCATTCGCCTACAATGTCCTGGGCATTCCTGTCGCGATGGGAATCCTGCACGTCTTCGGAGGCCCCTTGCTGAATCCAATGATAGCCGGAGCAGCGATGAGCTTCAGCTCGGTATCGGTTGTATTGAATGCATTACGTCTGAAAGGGTTCAAACCTTCCGTCTCAAAACGGTAA
- a CDS encoding heavy metal-associated domain-containing protein gives MEKELMLEGMKCDGCVATVKEKFSAIAGVEEVTVDLEGKKATVKMNQDISEATFNEALSGTKFKVTGSK, from the coding sequence ATGGAAAAAGAATTGATGCTAGAAGGAATGAAATGCGATGGTTGCGTAGCAACAGTCAAGGAGAAATTCTCTGCGATTGCAGGTGTGGAAGAGGTAACGGTTGATCTGGAAGGAAAGAAAGCAACGGTCAAAATGAACCAAGACATTTCCGAAGCAACTTTCAATGAAGCGTTGTCCGGCACGAAGTTCAAAGTAACCGGAAGCAAATAA
- a CDS encoding cell wall hydrolase — protein sequence MKNFKSRLFVTSATLAAIGFMATANPTQANATEYTSSTWTARTADQIKADIQNLDSGSKYTFQWGDTLSAIALATDVSVNALVDVNSIGNADMIIAGNSIVLSADHNIVTVEQDSEVKSYDVSSEEAVEVETPVEAVEEVQAVAPVAEPVAEPVAVQAAETYVEPAPVAQASSTTYQASYFLYQVVQAEAGPSYQEKLNVASVIMNRVESGIWGGTTIDAVLYAPYQFSVVSNGAAAAQVPSADTIQAVNEVLNGYRSTSAESFRASGDGVTNVFF from the coding sequence ATGAAAAACTTCAAATCTAGATTATTCGTAACGAGCGCAACTTTAGCAGCCATCGGTTTTATGGCAACAGCGAATCCAACACAAGCAAATGCAACAGAATATACTTCATCCACTTGGACAGCACGTACAGCAGATCAGATCAAAGCGGATATCCAAAACTTGGATAGCGGCAGCAAATACACTTTCCAATGGGGCGATACTTTATCCGCAATCGCTTTGGCAACTGACGTATCGGTGAATGCTTTAGTCGATGTCAACAGCATCGGGAATGCAGACATGATCATTGCCGGCAACTCAATCGTATTGTCAGCTGATCACAATATCGTGACTGTTGAACAAGACTCAGAAGTGAAGAGCTACGATGTCAGTTCCGAAGAAGCAGTTGAAGTCGAAACACCAGTTGAAGCAGTAGAAGAAGTGCAGGCAGTTGCACCAGTTGCAGAACCAGTTGCAGAACCAGTTGCGGTACAAGCTGCAGAAACATATGTTGAGCCGGCTCCAGTAGCACAAGCGTCATCAACGACTTACCAAGCGAGCTACTTCTTGTATCAAGTAGTCCAAGCCGAAGCAGGCCCAAGCTACCAGGAAAAATTGAACGTTGCTTCTGTTATCATGAACCGCGTTGAATCAGGAATCTGGGGCGGAACGACCATTGACGCTGTATTGTATGCACCATATCAGTTCTCAGTAGTTTCCAACGGAGCAGCTGCAGCACAAGTACCTTCTGCTGATACAATCCAAGCAGTAAACGAAGTATTGAACGGTTACCGTTCAACCTCAGCTGAAAGCTTCCGCGCTTCAGGCGATGGCGTAACAAACGTATTCTTCTAA
- a CDS encoding HD domain-containing protein yields the protein MQMPQFHWKNDAEYVALVEDLIYHEELLHMETITHHHFTNRLEHSIRVSYKSYQLAKKWKLDARSTARAGLLHDFFHEDRDAVAQLNIGAHADAHPKIACENACRITEISSLERDIILKHMFLVSRCGLPRYKESFVVTYVDKYVAIREVVEPIKEIAGSRLRNLVSKLSPVNLNINI from the coding sequence ATGCAAATGCCACAATTTCATTGGAAAAATGATGCTGAATATGTCGCTTTGGTCGAAGATCTCATCTATCACGAAGAATTATTGCATATGGAGACCATCACCCACCACCACTTCACCAATCGTTTGGAACATTCTATCCGCGTATCCTATAAGAGTTATCAGCTTGCAAAAAAATGGAAGCTGGATGCCCGATCCACTGCACGTGCCGGTTTGTTGCATGACTTCTTCCATGAAGATCGCGATGCTGTCGCACAGCTGAATATCGGTGCCCATGCAGATGCCCATCCGAAAATCGCTTGCGAAAATGCTTGCCGCATCACTGAAATCAGCTCATTGGAGCGCGATATCATCCTTAAGCATATGTTCCTGGTAAGCCGTTGCGGCCTGCCGCGTTACAAAGAAAGTTTTGTCGTAACCTACGTGGACAAATATGTCGCGATCAGAGAGGTCGTCGAACCGATCAAAGAAATCGCTGGATCCCGCCTCCGCAATCTGGTTTCCAAATTGAGTCCAGTAAACCTGAACATCAACATTTGA
- a CDS encoding aminotransferase class IV, translating into MEKVEGPFYLLNDDLIKNEDGGKYPEFEGRTVYEVIRVQDGIAVFLEDHLERFFRSAAYLDLPLPATAESIEERVYRLIAANQVGEQNLKFILGKTSTGESMLWIFFTQSIYPPKSYYEEGIATSLFRIERLDPNIKLVRSDYQKAVLQERADKGVYELLLVDGNEEITEGSRTNVFFVKGKELYTPPAKAVLLGIVRKKVFEICGKRQFPINETAIPVEWIKDAEGAFVSGTGNNVLPISKIGAAAIPTMDNPIVQTIMADYAEMVRAYKEEKKH; encoded by the coding sequence GTGGAGAAAGTGGAAGGACCTTTTTACTTATTGAACGATGACCTCATCAAAAATGAGGACGGCGGAAAATATCCGGAATTTGAAGGGCGAACGGTATATGAAGTCATCCGTGTCCAAGATGGGATTGCGGTATTTTTGGAGGATCATCTGGAGCGTTTTTTCCGGTCTGCGGCTTATCTGGACCTGCCGCTGCCTGCTACGGCAGAGTCTATCGAGGAGCGCGTCTATCGCCTGATAGCCGCCAATCAGGTTGGGGAGCAGAACCTTAAGTTCATCCTAGGCAAAACATCAACAGGCGAGAGTATGTTGTGGATCTTTTTCACCCAGAGCATCTATCCTCCAAAAAGCTATTATGAAGAGGGAATCGCGACGAGCCTCTTCCGCATCGAACGCTTGGACCCGAACATCAAGCTTGTCCGGTCGGATTACCAGAAAGCGGTACTGCAGGAACGGGCCGACAAAGGGGTTTATGAACTGCTGTTGGTTGATGGGAATGAGGAGATCACCGAAGGCAGCCGCACGAATGTCTTTTTTGTGAAGGGGAAAGAGTTGTACACTCCTCCAGCAAAGGCGGTCCTGTTGGGCATCGTCCGCAAGAAAGTGTTTGAAATCTGTGGAAAACGGCAGTTTCCGATCAATGAGACGGCCATCCCTGTCGAGTGGATAAAGGATGCTGAAGGAGCTTTCGTTTCCGGCACCGGCAATAATGTGCTGCCGATATCGAAAATCGGAGCGGCTGCAATTCCGACAATGGACAATCCGATTGTGCAGACGATCATGGCGGATTATGCCGAAATGGTCAGAGCGTATAAGGAAGAAAAGAAACATTAA
- a CDS encoding biotin--[acetyl-CoA-carboxylase] ligase, with amino-acid sequence MSTKEKVLQFLEQHKGESISGQDLADQLEVSRTSVWKAINGLKKEGYQIEATTNKGYQLSVDTDLLSEAAIVPLLSEALKGHRIIAHKTIDSTNLEAKRIVNEEATFEGVILSEEQTKGRGRLGRVFYSPSESGLYMSLVLKPAADMDNATLITTAAAVAVCQAIETLTGKNPQIKWVNDIFLDGRKVCGILTEGIIDMESRTIGTIILGIGLNFRAPKTDFPDEIQSIAGTLFDSKNAVVTRNQMAAEILNRFYVLYPDLASRSYLDEYRKRCFVLGEQVTFPQGNETIEAKAIAIDDDGGLVVALPNGETKTLTYGEISIKIKKREGK; translated from the coding sequence ATGTCAACAAAGGAAAAAGTCCTGCAGTTTCTGGAACAGCATAAAGGCGAAAGCATTTCCGGCCAAGATTTGGCTGATCAATTGGAAGTATCCAGAACATCCGTGTGGAAGGCAATCAATGGCCTGAAAAAAGAAGGCTACCAAATAGAAGCAACTACGAATAAAGGGTATCAACTATCGGTCGATACCGATTTGTTATCGGAAGCAGCCATCGTGCCGCTGCTGTCGGAAGCACTGAAAGGCCACCGGATCATCGCACACAAAACAATCGATTCGACCAACCTGGAGGCCAAACGGATCGTCAACGAAGAGGCAACCTTCGAAGGCGTAATCTTATCGGAAGAACAGACAAAGGGCAGAGGCCGTTTGGGAAGAGTTTTCTACTCACCGAGCGAATCGGGTCTGTACATGAGTTTGGTTCTAAAGCCGGCTGCCGATATGGATAACGCTACCTTGATCACGACAGCCGCAGCCGTCGCCGTCTGCCAAGCGATCGAAACGTTGACGGGAAAAAATCCGCAGATCAAATGGGTAAACGACATCTTCCTGGATGGCAGGAAAGTCTGCGGCATCCTGACCGAAGGGATCATCGACATGGAGTCGCGGACAATCGGAACGATCATCTTAGGGATCGGCTTGAACTTCCGGGCTCCAAAAACGGATTTCCCCGATGAAATCCAGTCGATCGCCGGCACGTTGTTCGATTCAAAAAATGCCGTGGTGACACGGAACCAAATGGCTGCCGAAATACTCAACCGTTTTTATGTCCTTTATCCTGATTTGGCATCCCGTTCCTACCTGGACGAGTACCGCAAACGCTGTTTCGTCTTGGGTGAACAAGTCACTTTCCCGCAAGGAAATGAAACAATCGAAGCCAAAGCGATTGCAATCGACGACGATGGCGGACTTGTTGTGGCATTGCCGAACGGGGAAACGAAAACCCTGACCTATGGCGAAATCAGCATCAAAATCAAAAAGAGAGAAGGAAAATAA
- a CDS encoding ECF transporter S component codes for MKLSTRDLTQISIFAALTFVSGFLSIPVGPIPITLQTLLVLLTGFFLRPKAAFFAQSLHLLLKLLLGGFQSLLSPSFGFVFGFVAAATLISYLVHKKEGSFLNYGIAAVAGTIVMYAIGLPYMAAILNGVMGNQFGLAEIFQMGMILFIPGDIGKALLAIILADRLKGRARVFQH; via the coding sequence ATGAAATTATCAACAAGAGATTTGACCCAAATCAGCATATTCGCGGCTTTGACATTCGTCAGCGGCTTTCTGAGCATACCCGTGGGACCCATTCCGATCACCTTGCAGACACTTTTGGTGCTGCTGACCGGCTTCTTTCTGCGTCCAAAAGCTGCTTTCTTCGCGCAATCATTGCACCTGTTACTGAAATTATTGCTTGGAGGATTCCAATCTTTATTGTCGCCCAGCTTCGGCTTTGTTTTTGGCTTTGTCGCAGCCGCTACGTTGATTTCTTATCTTGTGCACAAAAAAGAAGGCAGCTTTTTGAATTACGGGATTGCTGCTGTTGCCGGCACCATCGTCATGTACGCAATCGGACTGCCTTACATGGCTGCAATTCTGAATGGTGTCATGGGCAATCAATTCGGCTTGGCGGAAATTTTCCAGATGGGCATGATTTTGTTCATTCCGGGAGACATCGGCAAAGCCTTGTTGGCCATCATCCTGGCTGACCGTTTAAAAGGTCGTGCCCGCGTATTCCAGCACTGA
- a CDS encoding NAD(P)H-dependent oxidoreductase has translation MKIGIISGSVREGRNSAAVSEWIHEFAEKRNDGGIEYEIVALANYDLPLLGAKLPEDRQAAAGSAIQAWSEKMASFDGYVFVTPEYNHAVGGALKNALDFLKPEVADKAAGFVGYGSLGGARAHENMRVILGELSVATVHTTVNFSLMTDFENMSNFVPNDYHAGNATAMLDELIKWSGALKTIR, from the coding sequence ATGAAAATCGGAATTATCTCAGGAAGCGTACGTGAAGGAAGAAACTCAGCAGCAGTATCGGAATGGATCCATGAATTTGCCGAAAAACGCAATGATGGTGGCATCGAATACGAAATCGTAGCTTTGGCAAACTATGACTTGCCTTTGTTGGGCGCCAAATTACCTGAAGACCGCCAAGCAGCAGCTGGCTCAGCGATTCAAGCTTGGTCGGAAAAAATGGCTTCATTCGACGGATACGTGTTTGTGACACCTGAATACAACCATGCAGTCGGTGGCGCTTTGAAAAATGCGTTGGATTTCCTGAAGCCTGAAGTTGCCGATAAAGCCGCCGGGTTTGTAGGATACGGAAGCTTGGGCGGGGCCCGCGCACACGAAAACATGCGCGTCATCCTTGGCGAGTTGAGCGTAGCGACAGTGCACACAACAGTGAACTTCTCATTGATGACTGATTTCGAGAACATGAGCAATTTTGTGCCGAACGATTACCATGCAGGCAATGCGACAGCGATGTTAGATGAATTGATCAAATGGTCCGGAGCACTGAAAACAATCCGTTAA
- a CDS encoding DUF554 domain-containing protein has translation MVLLGSLVNGAAIVLGGSIGLILKKGLSDRIARAVMNALALCVLYIGVSGMLNGENILITILSMVFGTLVGEWIDLDKKINQLGDTIEKNVSSPDDEVSVSKGFVTASLLFCVGAMAIVGALQSGLTGNHDTLFAKSLIDGIAAIVMASSLGIGVLLSAVLVLIYEGGITLFANVLAPLLTDSVINEMTCVGSLLIVGLALNMLKLTDLKIMNYAPAVFFPILFGFFM, from the coding sequence GTGGTTTTGTTGGGAAGTTTGGTCAACGGCGCTGCCATCGTTTTAGGAGGCAGTATCGGTCTGATTTTGAAGAAAGGTTTATCGGATAGGATAGCCAGAGCTGTGATGAACGCTTTGGCGCTGTGCGTCCTTTACATCGGCGTGAGCGGCATGTTGAATGGCGAGAATATATTGATCACCATTTTATCGATGGTGTTTGGGACTTTGGTCGGCGAATGGATCGATTTGGACAAAAAAATCAATCAGTTGGGGGATACGATCGAAAAGAATGTTTCTTCACCTGATGATGAAGTGTCGGTATCGAAAGGATTCGTGACCGCAAGCCTCTTGTTCTGTGTCGGCGCGATGGCCATTGTCGGTGCGTTGCAGAGCGGTTTGACAGGCAATCACGATACGCTTTTCGCGAAATCACTGATTGATGGTATCGCGGCTATCGTGATGGCATCGAGTCTGGGGATCGGAGTGTTGCTTTCAGCAGTATTGGTCCTTATTTATGAAGGTGGGATTACGCTTTTTGCCAATGTCCTTGCGCCTCTTTTGACGGATTCTGTGATCAACGAAATGACGTGCGTGGGGTCACTATTGATTGTTGGTCTGGCCTTGAACATGTTGAAGTTGACGGATCTGAAGATCATGAATTATGCGCCTGCTGTCTTTTTCCCGATCCTTTTCGGATTTTTTATGTGA
- a CDS encoding SOS response-associated peptidase, whose product MCGRYALETTKRELWERYLLGEMAEDVEVRAEIFPTNSTPLIMPGNELVHHRWGFVEPFAKRPLINARAETILEKPTFSQPFRTARCLVPATAFFEWEKVGEEKLKRKIAVSDIPIFSMAGILKTYQDENGKPFTAFSIITTDANDQMRAIHDRMPVILEPEDEAFYLDQKADPKLVWELLKPTERRLLIQ is encoded by the coding sequence ATGTGCGGACGTTATGCGCTTGAAACTACAAAAAGGGAGCTATGGGAAAGGTACCTGTTGGGAGAAATGGCAGAGGATGTCGAAGTGCGTGCGGAAATATTCCCGACCAACAGCACGCCGCTGATCATGCCGGGCAACGAGCTGGTTCACCACAGATGGGGATTTGTGGAGCCTTTCGCTAAGCGCCCTCTGATCAATGCCCGAGCGGAAACCATCCTCGAAAAGCCGACATTCAGCCAGCCGTTCCGGACAGCGCGTTGTTTGGTGCCGGCTACTGCATTTTTCGAATGGGAAAAAGTCGGCGAAGAAAAGCTGAAACGGAAAATTGCCGTATCGGATATCCCGATTTTTTCGATGGCAGGCATCCTGAAGACGTATCAGGATGAAAACGGCAAACCTTTTACAGCTTTTTCCATCATCACCACTGACGCCAACGACCAGATGCGTGCCATCCACGATCGCATGCCGGTGATACTGGAGCCTGAAGATGAAGCCTTTTATCTGGATCAGAAGGCCGATCCGAAATTGGTTTGGGAGTTGCTGAAACCGACAGAACGTCGGCTGCTGATCCAATGA
- a CDS encoding ABC transporter substrate-binding protein has protein sequence MDWKKKVATTLALTSALLLGACAGGTDEATDSSAASSTVSADAVRIGILQILEHESLSAARTGFLEVLEEAGYVEGDNLIVDYQNAQGDQANLQSMAERLAGSNDLILGISTPASQAIANAEKENAVLFTAVTDPIDAGLVASSEEPGANITGTSDQAPMDKQIELLLSIVPSAETVGIIFNSSEMNSIVQSDQAKALLEAAGVNVEIMTVTSTNDVQQVMESLVQKVDAIYIPTDNTLSSTMATVGQIAMEAKIPVIPGATEMVEAGGLATYGIDFKELGRQTGEMALQILEEGKLPSDLPVQFPETLKLVINEEMAEALGIDPDSIKLPE, from the coding sequence ATGGATTGGAAAAAGAAAGTAGCGACAACCTTGGCACTGACTTCTGCCTTATTGCTTGGTGCATGCGCCGGCGGTACAGATGAGGCGACGGATTCTTCCGCAGCAAGCTCAACAGTATCAGCGGATGCTGTGCGCATCGGTATCCTGCAGATCCTCGAACATGAATCATTATCAGCTGCACGCACGGGTTTCTTGGAAGTTTTGGAGGAAGCCGGTTATGTCGAAGGCGACAATCTGATCGTGGATTATCAAAATGCCCAAGGAGACCAAGCCAACCTGCAGAGTATGGCCGAGCGTTTGGCCGGCAGCAACGATCTCATTTTAGGGATTTCGACACCAGCATCACAAGCAATAGCGAACGCTGAAAAAGAAAATGCGGTTCTGTTCACTGCTGTAACCGATCCAATCGATGCCGGACTTGTGGCAAGCTCAGAAGAGCCGGGTGCGAACATCACCGGAACAAGCGACCAAGCACCGATGGACAAACAGATCGAATTGCTGTTGTCGATCGTACCTAGTGCGGAAACAGTCGGCATCATCTTCAACTCCAGCGAAATGAATTCCATTGTACAGAGCGATCAAGCGAAAGCCTTATTGGAAGCTGCAGGCGTGAACGTTGAAATCATGACTGTAACATCTACAAATGATGTCCAACAGGTTATGGAGTCATTGGTACAAAAAGTGGATGCGATCTACATCCCGACGGACAATACCTTATCCAGCACGATGGCTACTGTCGGCCAAATCGCTATGGAAGCCAAAATCCCGGTCATTCCTGGTGCGACTGAAATGGTGGAAGCTGGGGGTCTTGCGACTTACGGAATCGACTTCAAGGAATTAGGCCGCCAAACAGGCGAAATGGCTTTGCAGATTCTGGAAGAAGGCAAGCTTCCTTCCGATTTGCCTGTCCAATTCCCTGAGACACTGAAATTGGTCATCAATGAAGAGATGGCTGAAGCGCTGGGCATCGATCCAGACAGCATCAAATTGCCTGAATAA